One window of the Fundidesulfovibrio putealis DSM 16056 genome contains the following:
- a CDS encoding PLDc N-terminal domain-containing protein, translating into MTLTTTIGGFPLWFFLVLALPVFLNFWAIGHAFYRNFPTYQEKMVWLCLSVFVPVLGGLIYLFVGRKRGTKES; encoded by the coding sequence ATGACGCTCACCACCACCATCGGAGGGTTCCCCCTCTGGTTCTTCCTTGTCCTGGCCCTGCCCGTGTTCCTGAACTTCTGGGCCATCGGGCACGCATTCTACCGCAACTTCCCCACCTATCAGGAAAAGATGGTCTGGTTGTGCCTGTCGGTTTTCGTACCGGTGCTGGGCGGCCTGATCTACCTGTTCGTTGGCAGGAAAAGAGGAACGAAAGAATCATGA
- a CDS encoding ABC1 kinase family protein translates to MNASDLIRYTPLASANRMRIIVSVLAKHGFEELLIRLGLRRRFPYFWRKSPPPPAAIPLWKRLKLIIEELGPTAVKIGQILSMRPDLIPSDLCDELKTLQEALPPTPFEDIRAAIEKAYGRPLETLFSGFEHHPVATASISQVHRARRADDASLVAVKVQLPDVADTLAADLDILEYLAELLEERAPSVRPFKPVEVVRELRKVVRRELDFTNEAVNMLAFNALFEDNPRVFAPAVHADLARPGVLVMEFIDGERLDEFLGTSEERAELVSLGLESTVRQIMQEGFFHADPHLGNLRIVGRSRLCYLDFGMCGRLAPALRSALVDCLIALGGKDTARLARVVEDMSYSAPPDLDVFSLESDLMFIMQKFHTPCGHGFMGRHMLDLTAICREHGLSPRPDFILVARALLASESALKSLDPTLNPASSLSSLAQAYSMRRLIPGLSDRSIWAELEEAGRIITAFPRRIDTVLRKLSAGQLTVEHKQHDFGRLPATFQRIGNRLGGALVTSALAVCSAVIFSSDLGPHLWGMPVIGLAGFALSGMLGTYITFKMFRDT, encoded by the coding sequence CGTGTCCGTCCTGGCCAAGCACGGCTTTGAGGAGCTCCTCATCCGGCTGGGCCTGCGCCGCCGGTTCCCCTATTTCTGGCGCAAGAGCCCGCCTCCCCCGGCAGCGATTCCCCTATGGAAGCGCCTCAAGCTCATCATCGAAGAGCTCGGCCCCACCGCCGTCAAGATCGGCCAGATCCTCTCCATGCGCCCGGACCTCATCCCGTCCGACCTCTGCGACGAGCTGAAGACCCTCCAGGAGGCGCTGCCCCCGACTCCGTTCGAGGACATCCGCGCCGCCATCGAGAAGGCCTATGGGCGCCCGCTGGAGACACTCTTCTCCGGGTTCGAGCATCATCCCGTGGCCACGGCCTCCATCTCGCAGGTTCACCGGGCGCGCCGCGCGGACGACGCCAGCCTGGTTGCCGTCAAGGTGCAGCTGCCCGATGTGGCCGACACCCTGGCCGCAGACCTGGACATCCTGGAATACCTGGCCGAACTGCTGGAGGAGCGCGCGCCTTCGGTCCGCCCCTTCAAGCCCGTGGAGGTGGTGCGCGAACTTCGCAAGGTGGTGCGCCGCGAGCTCGATTTCACCAACGAGGCCGTGAACATGCTGGCCTTCAACGCCCTCTTCGAGGACAACCCGCGCGTGTTCGCGCCCGCCGTGCATGCGGATCTCGCGCGCCCGGGCGTCCTGGTGATGGAATTCATCGACGGCGAACGCCTGGACGAGTTCCTGGGCACCAGCGAGGAGCGCGCCGAACTGGTCTCCCTGGGGCTTGAATCCACCGTGCGCCAGATCATGCAGGAGGGTTTTTTCCACGCGGACCCGCACCTGGGGAATCTGCGCATCGTGGGCCGCAGCAGGCTCTGCTACCTGGACTTCGGCATGTGCGGACGGCTGGCCCCGGCGCTTCGCAGCGCGCTGGTGGACTGCCTCATCGCGCTGGGCGGCAAGGACACGGCGCGCCTCGCCCGCGTGGTGGAGGACATGTCCTACTCCGCACCGCCGGACCTGGACGTGTTCAGCCTGGAATCGGACCTCATGTTCATCATGCAGAAGTTCCACACGCCCTGCGGACACGGTTTCATGGGGCGGCATATGCTGGACCTGACGGCCATCTGCCGCGAACACGGCCTCTCGCCCCGGCCCGACTTCATCCTGGTGGCGCGTGCGCTGCTGGCCTCCGAATCAGCCCTGAAATCCCTCGACCCGACGCTGAACCCGGCATCAAGCCTCTCCTCCCTGGCTCAGGCGTACTCCATGCGCCGCCTGATCCCCGGCCTGTCGGACCGCTCCATCTGGGCCGAACTGGAAGAAGCCGGTCGGATCATCACCGCCTTCCCTCGCAGGATAGACACCGTGTTGCGCAAACTCAGCGCCGGCCAGCTGACCGTGGAACACAAGCAGCACGACTTCGGCCGCCTGCCCGCCACCTTCCAGCGCATCGGCAACCGCCTGGGCGGCGCGCTGGTCACCTCGGCCCTGGCGGTCTGTTCAGCCGTGATCTTCAGCTCGGACCTGGGGCCGCACCTCTGGGGCATGCCCGTCATCGGGCTGGCCGGATTCGCCCTGTCCGGGATGCTTGGCACATACATCACGTTCAAGATGTTCCGGGATACCTAG
- a CDS encoding phasin family protein, with translation MSDLLKKGFYTGLGAGLLLKDKIMDALNAPVRVNDSHAEELRHALDALSNNLEQGVDVAKEVGQEELDRILKRLGLVKAEDLEEMKARIAELEKKLQEREGKG, from the coding sequence ATGAGCGATCTGCTGAAAAAAGGCTTCTATACCGGGCTTGGCGCTGGGCTTTTGCTCAAGGACAAGATCATGGACGCCCTGAACGCGCCCGTTCGGGTGAACGATTCGCACGCCGAGGAACTCAGGCACGCCCTGGACGCCCTCTCCAACAATCTGGAACAGGGCGTGGACGTCGCCAAAGAGGTCGGGCAGGAAGAACTGGACCGGATTCTCAAAAGGCTCGGACTGGTGAAAGCGGAAGACCTGGAAGAGATGAAGGCCCGGATCGCGGAGCTGGAAAAGAAGCTCCAGGAGCGCGAGGGGAAAGGCTGA
- the purF gene encoding amidophosphoribosyltransferase yields MKKEYCGLFGIYGHPEAARMTYFGLYALQHRGQESAGIVTWDGDNIREQKGMGLVADVFSERHLSRELKGSIAVGHVRYSTTGASLLRNAQPFLVRFGDWRLAIAHNGNLVNTMELRAELEASGSIFQTTMDSEIFVHLIAKYLNGGTIEEAVIKACQKVRGSYSLLILANDKLIALRDPHGVRPLALGRLDDHYVISSETCAFDLIEAEYLRAVEPGEMLVIQDKCMRSYRLCEPIKASRCIFELVYFARPDSVVFGEVVYSRRKLMGQTLALEAPVDADYVMPFPDSGVYAAVGYAQQSGLPFEVAMVRNHYVGRTFIQPSQDMRDFSVRVKLNPVRSLIKNKSIIIVEDSIVRGTTIRTRVKKLRELGAREIHMRVSCPPIKFPCFYGIDFSSKGELIAANNSVEDIARYIGLDSLHYLSIPGLLNSVGADLNDPQYCLACFNGEYAIPPCAEGTKNCLDESNALTW; encoded by the coding sequence ATGAAAAAAGAATACTGCGGATTGTTCGGCATTTACGGCCATCCCGAGGCCGCGCGCATGACCTACTTCGGCCTCTACGCCCTGCAGCATCGCGGGCAGGAGTCGGCGGGCATCGTCACCTGGGATGGCGACAACATCCGTGAGCAGAAGGGCATGGGGCTGGTGGCCGACGTGTTCAGCGAACGCCACCTCAGCCGGGAACTCAAGGGTTCCATCGCCGTGGGGCACGTCCGCTACTCCACCACCGGCGCCTCGCTCCTGCGCAACGCCCAGCCTTTTCTGGTGCGCTTCGGCGACTGGCGTCTGGCCATCGCCCACAACGGCAACCTGGTGAACACCATGGAACTGCGCGCGGAACTGGAAGCCTCCGGCTCCATCTTCCAGACCACCATGGATTCGGAGATCTTCGTCCATCTGATCGCCAAGTACCTGAACGGCGGCACCATCGAGGAAGCCGTCATCAAGGCCTGCCAGAAGGTGCGCGGCTCCTATTCGCTGCTCATCCTGGCCAACGACAAGCTGATCGCCCTGCGCGACCCGCACGGCGTGCGCCCCCTGGCCCTTGGCCGTCTGGACGACCACTACGTCATCTCCTCCGAGACCTGCGCCTTCGACCTGATCGAGGCAGAGTACCTGCGCGCAGTGGAACCCGGCGAGATGCTGGTGATCCAGGACAAGTGCATGCGCTCCTACCGTCTCTGCGAGCCCATCAAGGCCAGCCGCTGCATTTTCGAGCTGGTCTACTTCGCCCGGCCCGACTCCGTGGTCTTCGGCGAGGTGGTTTATTCTCGCCGCAAGCTCATGGGCCAGACCCTGGCCCTGGAAGCGCCGGTGGACGCGGACTACGTCATGCCCTTCCCGGACTCCGGCGTGTACGCCGCCGTGGGCTATGCCCAGCAGTCCGGACTGCCTTTCGAGGTGGCCATGGTGCGCAACCACTACGTGGGCCGCACCTTCATCCAGCCTTCGCAGGACATGCGCGACTTTTCCGTGCGCGTGAAGTTGAACCCCGTGCGCTCGCTCATCAAGAACAAGAGCATCATCATCGTTGAAGATTCCATCGTGCGCGGCACCACCATCCGCACCCGCGTGAAGAAGCTGCGCGAGCTCGGCGCGCGCGAGATTCACATGCGCGTCAGCTGTCCGCCCATCAAGTTCCCCTGCTTCTACGGCATCGACTTCTCCTCCAAGGGGGAACTCATCGCCGCCAACAACTCCGTGGAAGACATCGCGCGCTACATCGGCCTGGACAGCCTGCATTATCTGTCCATACCCGGGCTGCTCAATTCCGTCGGCGCGGACCTGAACGACCCGCAGTACTGTCTTGCCTGCTTCAACGGCGAGTACGCGATCCCTCCCTGCGCCGAGGGCACCAAGAACTGTCTCGATGAATCCAACGCCCTCACCTGGTAG
- the lspA gene encoding signal peptidase II encodes MKPQYTLAASLAAVVVVLDQITKLQIQKHLTLFTSVEVIPGYFNLVHTLNRGAAFGFLNNPDTSWQTYFFMGATAMAVMIILNLLAKASPGDKLLIVALGLILGGAVGNLIDRVRTGEVIDFLDFAIGSYHWPAFNVADIAISCGSLALIFSFYVRKKD; translated from the coding sequence GTGAAGCCCCAGTATACCCTGGCCGCAAGCCTGGCCGCCGTCGTGGTCGTTCTGGACCAGATAACCAAGCTCCAGATCCAGAAGCACCTCACCCTTTTCACCTCCGTGGAAGTGATTCCGGGATACTTCAACCTGGTCCACACGTTGAACCGGGGAGCGGCTTTCGGCTTCCTGAACAACCCAGACACCTCCTGGCAGACCTACTTCTTCATGGGCGCCACGGCCATGGCGGTGATGATCATCCTCAACCTGCTCGCCAAGGCCTCCCCCGGCGACAAGCTGCTCATCGTGGCCCTGGGGCTCATCCTGGGCGGAGCCGTCGGCAACCTTATTGACAGGGTCCGCACCGGCGAGGTCATCGACTTCCTCGATTTCGCCATCGGCTCCTATCACTGGCCCGCCTTCAACGTGGCGGACATCGCCATAAGCTGCGGGTCGCTGGCGCTCATCTTCTCGTTCTACGTCCGCAAGAAAGACTGA
- the carB gene encoding carbamoyl-phosphate synthase large subunit produces MPKRTDIKKILIIGSGPIVIGQACEFDYSGSQATKALKEEGYEVVLVNSNPATIMTDPGLADRTYVEPIDPDIVAKIIERERPDALLPTLGGQTGLNTAVALAESGVLEKFGVELIGADLAVIKKAESRQEFREAMIKIGLKVPESGICRTIDDVRAWGRKIPFPIIIRPAFTMGGSGGGVAYNMEDLEAIASRGLALSMKSEVMLEQSVLGWKEFELEVMRDVRDNCVIICSIENIDPMGVHTGDSVTVAPAQTLTDDEYQRMRDAALAVMREIGVETGGSNVQFAINPEDGELVVIEMNPRVSRSSALASKATGFPIAKIAAKLAVGYTLDEIPNDITRETMASFEPTIDYVVVKIPRFTFEKFPGAEDFLTTAMKSVGEAMSIGRTFKEALQKGMRSLEVGMPGLSKDFDRCTWDKEALLVSLRKPNSRRLFDLRSAILCGMTEEEIFEATKIDPWFLRQIREIVDMEAELHAFALEESVSASNPKLAPVMTKAKQFGFSDRQLATLWKKSELDIRDIRKKLNVKPTYYLVDTCAAEFEAYTPYFYSTYETGAEIAPSEKRKVVILGGGPNRIGQGIEFDYCCVHASYALRELGIESIMVNSNPETVSTDYDTSDKLYFEPLTFEDVLNIIEHEKPEGVIVQFGGQTPLNLAVPLMRAGVPILGTSPDSIDRAEDRERFQALLKKLALKQPPNGTAMSGEQARVIANDITYPVVVRPSYVLGGRAMEVVYDDEGLAAYFKKAAVVSPEHPILIDKFLENAIEVDVDAVCDGEETYVAGIMEHIEEAGIHSGDSACVLPPHTLSAEVIAEIERQTKALALELNVVGLMNIQFALKDGEVFILEVNPRASRTSPFVSKATGVPLAKLATKVMMGMKLKDLDPWSGRKSGYVSVKESVFPFNRFPGVDVLLGPEMRSTGEVMGVDSNFGRAFMKSQLAAGQRLPLEGTVFISVNDRDKDAVLPVAKLFQELGFKVIATGGTAKFLNDNGVTATKVLKVYEGRPNAADHVINGEIQLMINTVSGKKTVQDSSQLRQTTVLYGVPYTTTVAGARAAALAIQELKGSGLGVKSLQEHYA; encoded by the coding sequence ATGCCCAAACGCACCGACATCAAAAAGATTCTCATCATCGGCTCCGGCCCTATCGTCATCGGTCAGGCCTGCGAGTTTGACTATTCCGGTTCCCAGGCCACAAAGGCCCTCAAAGAAGAGGGCTATGAAGTGGTGCTCGTCAACTCCAATCCGGCCACCATCATGACCGACCCGGGCCTTGCGGACCGCACCTATGTGGAGCCCATCGACCCGGACATCGTGGCCAAGATCATCGAGCGAGAGCGCCCGGACGCCCTGCTGCCCACCCTGGGCGGGCAGACCGGCCTGAACACGGCCGTGGCCCTGGCCGAATCCGGAGTGCTGGAGAAGTTCGGCGTGGAGCTCATCGGAGCTGACCTGGCCGTGATCAAGAAGGCCGAGAGCCGCCAGGAATTCCGCGAGGCCATGATCAAGATCGGCCTCAAGGTTCCCGAGTCCGGCATCTGCCGCACCATTGACGACGTGCGCGCCTGGGGACGCAAGATCCCGTTCCCCATCATCATCCGCCCGGCCTTCACCATGGGCGGTTCCGGCGGCGGCGTGGCCTACAACATGGAAGACCTGGAAGCCATCGCCTCGCGCGGGCTGGCCCTCTCCATGAAATCTGAAGTGATGCTTGAACAATCCGTGCTGGGCTGGAAGGAGTTCGAGCTGGAAGTGATGCGTGACGTGCGCGACAACTGCGTCATCATCTGCTCCATCGAGAACATCGACCCCATGGGCGTGCACACCGGCGACTCCGTCACCGTGGCCCCGGCCCAGACCCTCACGGACGATGAATATCAGCGCATGCGCGACGCCGCACTGGCCGTCATGCGCGAGATCGGCGTGGAGACCGGCGGCTCCAACGTGCAGTTCGCCATCAACCCCGAGGACGGCGAGCTGGTGGTCATCGAGATGAACCCCCGCGTGTCGCGCTCCTCGGCGCTCGCCTCCAAGGCTACGGGCTTCCCCATCGCCAAGATCGCGGCCAAGCTGGCCGTGGGCTACACGCTGGACGAGATTCCCAACGACATCACCCGCGAGACCATGGCCTCTTTCGAGCCCACCATCGACTATGTGGTGGTCAAGATCCCGCGCTTCACCTTCGAGAAGTTCCCTGGCGCGGAAGACTTCCTGACCACCGCCATGAAGAGCGTGGGCGAGGCCATGAGCATCGGGCGCACCTTCAAGGAAGCCCTGCAGAAAGGCATGCGCTCCCTGGAAGTCGGCATGCCCGGCCTCTCCAAGGACTTCGACCGCTGCACCTGGGACAAGGAAGCCCTGCTGGTCTCCCTGCGCAAGCCCAACTCGCGCCGCCTGTTCGATTTGCGCTCGGCCATCCTGTGCGGCATGACTGAAGAGGAAATCTTCGAGGCCACCAAGATCGACCCCTGGTTCCTGCGCCAGATCCGCGAGATCGTGGACATGGAGGCCGAACTCCACGCCTTCGCGCTGGAGGAGTCCGTCAGCGCCTCCAACCCCAAGTTGGCTCCGGTCATGACCAAGGCCAAGCAGTTCGGCTTCTCCGACCGCCAGTTGGCCACCCTGTGGAAGAAGTCCGAGTTGGATATCCGCGACATCCGCAAGAAGCTCAACGTCAAGCCTACCTACTACCTGGTGGACACCTGCGCCGCCGAGTTCGAGGCCTACACGCCGTATTTCTACTCCACCTACGAGACCGGGGCAGAGATCGCCCCCTCCGAGAAGCGCAAGGTGGTCATCCTGGGCGGCGGTCCCAACCGCATCGGCCAGGGCATCGAGTTCGACTACTGCTGCGTACACGCCTCCTACGCGCTGCGGGAGCTTGGCATCGAGTCCATCATGGTCAACTCCAACCCGGAGACCGTGTCCACGGACTACGATACGTCAGACAAGCTGTACTTCGAACCGTTGACCTTCGAGGACGTGCTGAACATCATCGAGCACGAGAAGCCCGAGGGCGTCATCGTGCAGTTCGGCGGACAGACCCCGCTGAACCTAGCCGTGCCGCTCATGCGCGCAGGCGTGCCCATCCTGGGCACCTCGCCCGATTCCATCGACCGCGCCGAGGACCGCGAGCGCTTCCAGGCCCTGCTCAAGAAGCTGGCCCTCAAGCAGCCTCCCAACGGCACCGCCATGTCCGGGGAGCAGGCCCGCGTCATCGCCAACGACATCACCTATCCCGTGGTGGTGCGCCCCTCCTACGTGCTGGGCGGACGCGCCATGGAAGTGGTTTACGACGACGAAGGCCTGGCCGCCTACTTCAAGAAGGCCGCCGTGGTCTCGCCCGAGCACCCCATTCTGATCGACAAGTTCCTGGAGAACGCCATCGAGGTTGACGTGGACGCCGTGTGCGACGGCGAAGAGACCTATGTGGCGGGGATCATGGAGCACATCGAGGAAGCGGGCATCCACTCCGGCGACTCGGCCTGCGTGCTGCCCCCGCACACCCTCTCCGCCGAGGTCATCGCCGAGATCGAGCGTCAGACCAAGGCCCTGGCCCTGGAGCTGAACGTGGTGGGCCTCATGAACATCCAGTTCGCGTTGAAAGACGGCGAGGTGTTCATCCTGGAGGTCAACCCCCGCGCCTCGCGCACCTCTCCCTTCGTGTCCAAGGCCACGGGCGTGCCCCTGGCCAAGCTGGCCACCAAGGTCATGATGGGCATGAAGCTCAAGGACCTCGACCCCTGGAGCGGGCGCAAGTCCGGCTACGTCTCCGTCAAGGAGTCGGTGTTTCCCTTCAACCGCTTCCCCGGCGTGGACGTGCTGCTGGGACCCGAAATGCGCTCCACCGGCGAGGTCATGGGCGTGGATTCCAACTTCGGACGCGCGTTCATGAAGAGCCAGCTGGCTGCGGGACAACGCCTGCCGCTCGAAGGCACGGTGTTCATCTCGGTGAACGACCGCGACAAGGACGCCGTGCTGCCCGTGGCCAAGCTCTTCCAGGAGCTGGGCTTCAAGGTGATCGCAACCGGCGGCACCGCCAAGTTCCTGAACGACAACGGCGTGACGGCCACCAAGGTGCTCAAGGTCTACGAGGGGCGCCCCAACGCGGCGGACCACGTGATCAACGGTGAAATCCAGCTGATGATCAACACCGTCTCCGGCAAGAAGACGGTGCAGGACTCCTCGCAACTGCGCCAGACCACGGTGCTGTACGGCGTGCCCTACACCACCACAGTGGCGGGCGCGCGCGCGGCGGCCCTGGCCATTCAGGAACTCAAAGGCTCCGGTCTTGGCGTCAAGAGCCTTCAGGAACACTACGCCTAG